From Camelina sativa cultivar DH55 chromosome 7, Cs, whole genome shotgun sequence, one genomic window encodes:
- the LOC104714046 gene encoding uncharacterized protein LOC104714046, producing the protein MAHLFRELSLGHSKRESTPPPPSSQSATSRSSSVSSDLPPSPLGQLAVQLSDSDLRFTAYEIFVAACRSATGKPLSSAVSNQDSPNGSPASPAIQRSLTSAAASKVKKALGLRSSSSLSPGSNNKSPGSGSGSASGSNGKSKRPTTVGELMRIQMRVSEAVDSRVRRAFLRIAASQVGRKIESVVLPLELLQQLKSSDFTDQQEYDAWLKRSLKVLEAGLLLHPRVPLDKTNFSQRLRQIIHGALDRPLETGRNNEQMQSLRSAVMSLATRSDGSFSDSCHWADGSPFNLRLYELLLEACFDSNDATSMVEEVDDLMEHIKKTWVILGINQMLHNLCFTWLLFSRYVVTGQVEMDLLHACDSQLAEVAKDAKATKDPEYSQVLSSTLSAILGWAEKRLLAYHDTFDRGNVNTMEGIVSLGVSAARILVEDISNEYRRKRKGEVDVARTRIETYIRSSLRTCFAQRMEKADSSRRASRNQKNPLPVLAILAKDIGELAVQEKRMFSPILKRWHPFAAGVAVATLHVCYGNEIKQFISGISELTPDAVQILRAADKLEKDLVQIAVEDSVDSDDGGKAIIREMPPFEAETVIANLVKDWIKARIDRLKEWVDRNLQQEVWKPLENQEGGYAQSAAEVLRITDETLEAFFQLPIPMHPAVLPDLIIGLDKYLQYYVSKAKSGCGSRTTYMPTMPALTRCTTESKFQWKKKEKTPTSQKRDSQASVMNGENSFGVTQLCVRINSLHKIRSELDVVEKRVITHLRNCESAHTDDFSNGLEKKFELTPAACIEGVQQLSESLAYKVVFHDLSHTLWDGLYIGDLSSSRIDPFLKELEQNLTVIAETVHERVRTRIITDIMKASFDGFLLVLLAGGPSRAFTRQDSQIMEEDFKSMKDMFWANGDGLAMDLIDKFSTTVRGVLPLFSTDTDSLIERFKGTTLEAYGSSAKSRLPLPPTTGQWNGMEPNTLLRVLCYRNDESATRFLKKTYNLPKKL; encoded by the exons ATGGCTCACCTCTTCAGAGAGCTGTCTCTGGGTCACTCCAAGAGAGAGTCTACACCACCGCCGCCGTCGTCACAATCGGCGACTTCACGCTCTTCTTCAGTGTCTTCCGATCTACCTCCTTCACCACTCGGACAACTCGCTGTTCAGCTCTCCGATTCCGATCTCCGTTTCACTGCTTACGAGATCTTCGTCGCCGCATGTCGTAGCGCCACCGGGAAGCCTCTCTCATCCGCTGTTTCGAATCAGGATTCTCCCAATGGCTCTCCTGCTTCGCCGGCGATTCAGAGGTCTCTGACCTCAGCCGCCGCTAGTAAAGTTAAGAAGGCTTTGGGGTTGAGGTCTTCGTCTTCGCTTTCGCCTGGATCTAATAATAAGAGTCCTGGCTCTGGTTCTGGTTCTGCTTCGGGTTCCAATGGTAAGTCGAAGCGTCCCACTACTGTCGGTGAGCTAATGCGGATCCAAATGCGAGTATCGGAGGCTGTTGATTCCCGTGTTCGTAGAGCTTTTCTTAGGATTGCTGCTAGTCAG GTTGGAAGGAAGATCGAGTCGGTAGTTCTTCCATTAGAATTGTTACAGCAGTTAAAGTCTTCTGATTTTACGGATCAGCAAGAATACGATGCTTGGCTGAAGAGATCATTGAAGGTTCTTGAGGCAGGTCTTTTGTTGCATCCTCGCGTACCACTTGATAAGACGAATTTTTCTCAACGCTTGCGACAGATAATTCATGGTGCTTTAGACCGGCCATTGGAGACTGGAAGGAACAATGAGCAAATGCAAAGTCTTAGATCAGCGGTCATGTCTCTTGCCACTAGATCTGATGGGTCTTTCTCTGACTCTTGTCACTGGGCTGATGGTTCTCCATTTAATCTCAGGCTCTATGAACTGCTTTTAGAAGCCTGCTTTGATTCTAATGACGCGACGTCCATGGTTGAGGAAGTTGATGACCTTATGGAACATATTAAGAAGACGTGGGTAATTCTTGGAATCAACCAGATGCTTCATAACCTCTGTTTTACGTGGCTTTTGTTTAGTCGCTATGTTGTAACTGGACAAGTTGAGATGGACTTGCTTCATGCTTGTGATTCTCAACTGGCAGAAGTTGCCAAAGATGCAAAGGCTACAAAGGATCCTGAATACTCTCAAGTTTTGAGTTCTACACTTAGTGCTATATTAGGTTGGGCAGAGAAAAGGCTTCTTGCATACCATGACACCTTTGACCGAGGTAATGTTAATACCATGGAGGGAATTGTTTCTTTGGGTGTATCAGCTGCCAGGATATTAGTTGAAGATATATCTAACGAGTACCGTAGAAAAAGGAAAGGAGAAGTTGATGTAGCTCGTACCAGGATTGAGACATACATCAGGTCATCACTACGCACTTGTTTTGCTCAG AGAATGGAGAAAGCTGATTCTAGCCGGAGAGCATCTAGGAACCAGAAAAATCCTCTTCCTGTTCTGGCCATTCTTGCGAAGGATATTGGTGAGCTAGCTGTTCAGGAAAAGCGAATGTTCAGTCCAATATTGAAGAGATGGCATCCATTTGCTGCAGGGGTTGCTGTGGCTACCCTCCATGTTTGTTATGGGAATGAGATTAAACAGTTTATATCCGGAATATCTGAATTGACACCCGATGCTGTCCAGATATTAAGAGCTGCAGATAAGCTAGAGAAGGATCTGGTGCAAATAGCAGTAGAGGATTCTGTTGACAGTGATGATGGTGGCAAAGCAATTATCCGTGAAATGCCTCCCTTCGAGGCTGAGACAGTTATTGCTAATTTGGTCAAAGACTGGATCAAGGCAAGAATAGACAGACTTAAGGAATGGGTTGACAGGAATTTGCAGCAAGAG GTTTGGAAACCGCTAGAGAACCAGGAAGGAGGATATGCTCAATCTGCTGCCGAAGTGTTGCGAATTACTGATGAAACTTTGGAAGCATTTTTTCAGCTTCCCATACCCATGCATCCTGCAGTATTACCTGATTTAATCATTGGTTTAGATAAATATCTTCAGTATTATGTCTCAAAGGCGAAATCTGGCTGCG GCTCTCGGACTACGTACATGCCCACAATGCCTGCACTCACCCGATGTACAACGGAGTCGAAGTTccaatggaagaagaaagaaaagacacCTACCTCTCAGAAGAGAGACTCTCAGGCTTCGGTTATGAACGGTGAGAATTCCTTTGGGGTCACACAGCTATGTGTTAGAATAAACAGCTTGCACAAAATTCGCAGTGAACTCGACGTTGTGGAAAAGAGAGTGATCACACATCTGAGGAACTGTGAGTCAGCTCACACCGATGACTTTTCCAATGGCttagaaaaaaagtttgagcTCACACCAGCGGCTTGCATCGAAGGCGTTCAACAGCTTTCTGAGTCTCTAGCTTACAAAGTTGTCTTCCATGACCTAAGCCACACATTATGGGATGGGTTATACATCGGTGACCTTTCATCTTCTAGAATCGATCCTTTCCTCAAGGAGCTCGAACAGAATTTGACAGTCATAGCAGAGACAGTACATGAAAGAGTGCGAACACGCATCATCACCGATATTATGAAAGCCTCGTTCGATGGATTCTTACTTGTCCTACTAGCTGGAGGACCCTCTAGGGCTTTTACAAGACAAGACTCCCAGATAATGGAAGAAGATTTCAAATCGATGAAAGATATGTTCTGGGCAAACGGAGATGGTCTGGCCATGGACCTGATTGATAAGTTCTCGACCACGGTCAGAGGCGTGCTTCCTTTGTTTAGTACAGACACGGACAGTTTAATAGAGAGGTTCAAGGGAACGACCCTCGAAGCTTACGGGTCTTCAGCTAAGTCGAGGCTTCCGTTGCCTCCAACTACAGGCCAGTGGAATGGCATGGAGCCAAACACACTCTTACGTGTTTTGTGTTATCGTAATGATGAATCTGCCACGAGGTTTCTCAAAAAGACATATAATCTGCCTAAAAAGCTCTAG
- the LOC104703103 gene encoding probably inactive leucine-rich repeat receptor-like protein kinase At2g25790 — MSTSHHHHQPPYLITTLFFLFLNFSCLHANELELLLSFKASIQDPLRHLSSWSNSSTNDVCLWNGIVCNNFSRVVSLDLSTKNISGQILNSTAFRLPFLRTINLSNNNLSGPIPHDIFTTSSPSLRYLNLSNNNFSGSIPRGFLPNLYTLDLSNNMLAGEIYDDIGFFSNLRALDLGGNVLMGHVPTYLGNLSRLEFLTLASNQLTGGIPAELWKMNNLKWIYLGYNNLSGAIPYQIGGLSSLNHLDLVYNNLSGPIPPSLGDLKKLQYMFLYQNKLSGQIPLSIFSLKNLISLDLSDNLLSGEIPELVAQMKSLEILHLFSNNLTGTIPEGVTSLPRLKVLQLWSNNFSGGIPANLGKHSNLTVLDLSTNNLTGKLPDTLCESGHLTKLILFSNSLDGQIPPSLGTCPILERVRLQNNGFSGELPRGFTKLQLVNFLDLSNNNLQGNISTWDMPQLEMLNLSRNNFSGDLPDLSRSKRLKKLDLSRNKISGMVPLRLMKFPQLMDMDLSENEISGMIPSDLSSCKNLVNLDLSHNNLTGEIPSSFSEFPVLGDLDLSCNRLSGEIPKNLGNIESLVQVNISHNLLHGSLPSTGAFLAINATAVAGNSDLCGENTASGLRPCKIVRKRSTKSWWFVVTSTFVAFFAVIVCGFFIVLVFQRKHNVLEVKKVEQEDGTKWEIQFFDSRFMKSHTVKAILSSLKDENVFADKNGMQFVVKEVKKFDSLPEITEMKKISEHKNILKLVATCRSEKVAYLIHENVEGERLSQILNGLSWERRRNIMISIAEALRFLHCRCSTAVVAGNLSPENIVIDVKYEPRLCLGLPGLLCMDAAYMAPETREHKEMTSKSEIYGFGILLLHLLTGKSFSGDEDIESKVNGSLVNWARYSYLNSNTETWIDSSIDTTVHQRDIVHVMSLALNCTAIDPQERPCIKKVLQALESTSSSSSFCISYFPKIRLLA; from the exons atgtctacttctcatcatcatcatcaacctccATATCTCATCACCACATTATTCTTCTTGTTTCTGAACTTCTCCTGCCTTCACGCAAATGAACTTGAGCTTCTATTATCATTCAAAGCCTCAATTCAAGACCCTCTAAGGCACCTATCTTCTTGGTCTAACTCTTCAACTAATGATGTGTGTCTTTGGAACGGCATCGTTTGCAACAACTTCTCTCGTGTtgtctctctcgatctctccaCCAAGAACATCTCCGGCCAAATCCTTAACTCCACAGCTTTCCGGCTACCTTTTCTTCGAACTATCAACCTCTCAAACAACAACTTGTCCGGTCCAATCCCTCATGACATCTTTACCACTTCGTCTCCTTCTCTTCGTTACCTCAACCTAAGCAACAACAACTTCTCTGGCTCCATCCCTCGAGGCTTTCTTCCAAACCTCTACACGCTAGATCTTTCCAACAACATGCTCGCGGGTGAGATCTATGACGACATCGGGTTTTTCTCGAATCTTAGAGCCCTCGATCTCGGCGGAAACGTCTTAATGGGCCATGTACCGACCTATCTTGGGAACCTCTCGAGATTAGAGTTCTTAACATTGGCTTCAAACCAGTTAACCGGTGGCATACCGGCAGAGTTATGGAAGATGAACAACTTGAAATGGATATACCTGGGATACAACAATCTCTCCGGTGCAATCCCTTACCAAATCGGTGGCTTATCCTCTCTCAACCACCTTGATCTCGTCTACAACAATCTCTCTGGACCGATACCTCCTTCACTAGGAGACTTGAAGAAGCTTCAGTACATGTTTCTCTACCAAAACAAGCTCTCCGGTCAGATCCCACTGTCTATCTTCTCCCTCAAAAACCTCATCTCTCTAGACTTAAGTGATAACTTGCTCTCCGGGGAGATCCCTGAGCTTGTTGCTCAGATGAAAAGCTTGGAGATTCTCCATCTCTTCTCTAATAACTTAACCGGAACAATTCCAGAAGGTGTAACTTCTTTGCCACGTCTTAAAGTTCTTCAGCTTTGGTCCAACAACTTTTCTGGCGGGATCCCAGCGAATCTTGGGAAACATAGCAACCTCACTGTTCTTGATCTTTCTACCAACAATCTCACCGGAAAACTCCCTGACACCCTCTGTGAATCTGGCCATCTCACTAAGCTCATCCTCTTTTCCAACTCTCTAGACGGCCAAATTCCACCGAGTTTAGGCACGTGCCCGATCTTAGAACGCGTGAGGCTTCAAAACAATGGCTTCTCAGGCGAGTTACCTCGAGGTTTCACCAAGTTACAACTTGTTAACTTCTTGGACTTATCAAACAACAACCTCCAAGGTAATATCAGCACATGGGACATGCCACAACTTGAGATGTTGAACCTCAGCAGGAACAACTTCTCCGGTGATTTACCTGATCTGTCTAGAAGCAAAAGACTCAAGAAGCTCGATTTATCAAGGAACAAGATCTCTGGAATGGTTCCGCTACGACTCATGAAGTTCCCTCAACTTATGGATATGGATTTAAGTGAGAACGAGATCTCTGGAATGATCCCAAGCGACTTGTCTTCTTGCAAGAATCTAGTGAATCTTGATTTGAGCCACAACAATCTTACCGGAGAGATCCCTTCTAGCTTCTCAGAATTCCCAGTTCTAGGCGATCTTGATCTGTCTTGCAACCGATTATCTGGCGAGATTCCGAAGAATCTAGGGAACATCGAGTCTCTTGTTCAAGTCAACATCTCTCATAATCTTCTTCACGGTAGCTTACCTTCAACCGGAGCTTTTCTTGCCATAAACGCAACAGCGGTCGCGGGTAATAGCGATCTCTGCGGCGAAAACACCGCTAGCGGATTACGTCCTTGCAAGATTGTTAGAAAGAGAAGCACAAAGAGTTGGTGGTTTGTCGTCACTTCAACTTTTGTAGCTTTCTTTGCCGTCATTGTCTGCGGTTTCTTTATCGTTCTCGTCTTTCAAAGGAAGCACAACGTTTTGGAGGTCAAGAAAGTGGAACAAGAAGATGGTACAAAGTGGGAAATTCAATTCTTCGATTCAAGATTCATGAAGTCCCACACAGTGAAGGCGATTCTATCATCTCTCAAGGACGAAAACGTTTTTGCGGATAAAAACGGCATGCAGTTCGTTGTTAAGGAGGTCAAGAAGTTTGATTCTCTTCCCGAGATAACGGAAATGAAGAAAATTTCTGAGCACAAAAACATACTTAAGTTAGTTGCTACGTGCCGGTCTGAAAAAGTGGCCTACTTGATACACGAAAACGTCGAAGGGGAACGACTGAGCCAGATTTTGAATGGTTTGAGTTGGGAAAGACGAAGGAATATTATGATAAGTATCGCAGAAGCTCTTCGGTTTTTACATTGCCGGTGTTCTACGGCGGTTGTTGCCGGTAATCTATCGCCGGAGAATATTGTCATCGACGTCAAGTATGAACCAAGGCTTTGTCTCGGTCTTCCGGGCCTACTTTGCATGGATGCTGCTTACATGGCCCCAG AAACGAGGGAGCACAAGGAAATGACAAGTAAAAGTGAGATCTATGGTTTTGGAATCCTCCTCCTTCATCTCCTCACCGGTAAAAGTTTTTCCGGTGATGAGGACATAGAATCTAAAGTAAATGGAAGTTTGGTTAACTGGGCTAGATATTCATACTTGAATAGCAATACTGAGACGTGGATCGACTCATCTATCGACACAACGGTACATCAGCGCGACATTGTCCATGTCATGAGCTTAGCTTTGAACTGTACGGCCATTGATCCACAAGAGAGGCCCTGCATCAAGAAAGTTTTACAAGCATTAGAGTCTACCTCATCGTCAAGTTCTTTTTGCATTTCATATTTTCCAAAGATACGGTTGTTGGCCTGA